From the Anaeromyxobacter dehalogenans 2CP-1 genome, the window TGCTCGACAGCTGGGCCGAACAGGGGCGCATCGACTTCGTCGGCAACGTGATGACCCTCCTGGCGGGAGAAGGAAAGGGGCGCAGCTACGCGCTCGAGCCCGCGCTGCGGTTCATGGCGGTGCTCGGCGCGGAGGGCGATCCGCACGGGCTCCTCCACAAGGTGAAGACGGCGGCGCAGCTGCGCGAGCTGGGCGCCGAGCCGGTGAACGACTCCTGCATCCTGGGCGAGGTCGCCTACGAGGTGCAGCCCGGGTTCCTCGCCGAGGCGGCGGCGCTGCAGGCGGCCGTCGCCGCGCCGGGTGGGCGGCCGCGCGCCGGAGCGCAGGGCGGGACGGCGGGGGCGGGGAAGGCCCCGCTGCCGCGCGAGCTGGAGGAACGTCGGAAGGAGGCGGAGGCCCTCGCCCGTTTCCTGCTGGAGAACCTGTCTTGACCGGAGCCTCGGCCGGAGAGCGCGCGACGACGGCCCGGCCGTCCGCCGCGGGGAAGCGACCATGAGCGTCATCATCCTGCGCGTCGCCGCCGCAATGTACGCGGCGGCCGCCACGTCCTACATCGTGTACTTCGCCCGCCCTCGCCTGGCCCGCGCCGCCACCGCCGGCTACTGGCTGCTCGCGGCGGCGTTCGCCATCCACGCGGTCGCCATCGGCGTGGGCTGCGCCGAGTTCGGCGGCCGCGAGTTCTTCAGCCTGCGCGGCGGGCTGGTCCTGATGGTCTGGCTGCTGGCGGGCGCGTACCTGGTGCTCCAGCGGCGCTACCACCTGCCGACCGTGGGCGCGTTCATCACGCCGCTCATCCTGATCGTGCTCCTGCCCGCGATGTTCGGCGACCCCGGCCACCCGGGCGTGCCGCCCGAGACGCTGCGGCACAAGTCGGTCACCATCCACATCCTCACCGCCGGCCTGGGCGTGGCGCTGTTCGGCCTCGCGTTCGCGGTGGCGCTCATGTACCTGCTCCAGGAGCGCGAGGTGAAGGGCAAGCGCTTCGGCGCCCTGTTCTCCCGCCTGCCCTCGCTCGACGCGCTGGACAAGCTCAACCAGCGGCTGGTGCGCGCCGGCTTCGTCTCGTACACCATCGCGCTCATCGCCGGCACGGTCACCGCCACCGCGATCTGGAAGAGCCCCTGGTCCTGGGACCCGCAGCAGGTCATCTCGCTGGGCGTCTGGATCCTGTACGGCGCCATGGTGCAGCTCCGCCACACCGGCTGGCACGGCCGCCGGTACGCGCTCCTCACCCTGGTCGGGTTCGTGCTGGTGCTGGGCTCGATGGTGACCCTGAGGACCGTGCCGGGCGTCACGCGCCACGCCGGGGACTACGCGGGGTCGGCCCACACCGGAGGGGCGCAGTGACCGGCGATCGCCGCCTCTTCCTGGTCGGGCTCTCGCACAAGAGCGCGCCCATCGACGTCCGCGAGCGCGTGGCGCTGACCGGCGACGCGCTCAAGGCGGCGCTGTGCGAGCTGAAGGCGATGGAGGGCGTCACCGAGGCGCTGGTGGTCTCCACCTGCAACCGGGTGGAGGTGTTCGTCCACTCGGACCGGCCCGACGCCGCCCGCCGCTTCTTCACCGAGCGCTCGCCCGCGGCAGCCGACCACCTCTACGCGAAGGACGGGGTGGAGGCGGTCCGGCACCTGTTCCGCGTCGCCGCCAGCCTCGACTCGATGGTGGTCGGCGAGCAGCAGATCCTCGGCCAGGTGAAGGAGGCGTACGGGCTCGCCAGCGCCGCGTCGGCGGCGGGCTCCTACTTCTCGCGTCTGTGCAACCGCGCGTTCGCGACCGCGAAGCGCGTGCGCACCGAGACCGAGATCGGCCGCGGCGCCACCAGCATGTCGCAGGTGGCGGTCGAGCTGGTCGAGAAGATCTTCGGGCGGCTGGAGGGCCGGGCCATCCTGCTGGTGGGCGCCGGGAAGATGGGCGCGCTCTCGGCCAGGGCGCTGGCGGTGCTCGGCGCGGATCGCATCCTCGTCACCAACCGCTCCCCCGAGCGCGGCCTCGCGCTCGCGGCGCAGGTGAACGGCAGCTACCGCGGCTGGGAGGAGCTGCAGCGGCTCCTCGGCGAGGCCGACGTGGTGATCGTCTCGACCGGCGCGCCCACCTACGTGGTGACGCGCGAGTCGATGCAGGCCGCCATGAAGGCGCGGCGCCGCCGCTCGATCTGCCTCATCGACCTGGCCGTGCCGCGCAACGTGGATCCCGCCTGCGCCGAGCTCTCCGACGTCTACGCCTACGACGTGGACGACATGGAGCGCGTCGTCGCGACCAGCAAGCAGGCGCGGCAGGGGGAGGCGATCCGCGCGGAGGCGATCGTGGAGGCCGAGGTGATGGCCTTCGCGAAGGAGCGCGAGGCGCGCGCCGCGCTGCCGGTGCTGGCGCAGCTCCGCCGGCACGCCGAGCGGATCGCCCGGGCCGAGGCGGAGCGCACGCTCGCGCAGGTCGGCGGGAAGCTGGACGACAAGGGCCGCAAGAGCGTCGAGGCCATGGCCCAGGCCATCGTGAACAAGCTCCTCCACGGGCCGACCTCGCGCCTCAAGGAGGCGGCCTCCTCCGGCGACAGCGCGCTCCCGGGCGCCGCCGCGGAGCTGTTCGGGATCGAGAACGAGCCGGCCGGCGGGGAACGGCGGGAGGGCGGGGCCGAGGGCGCCGCCGCCGCGCCGGGCGCCGGGCCGGTCCGCAGCCAGGGAACATGAACGGAGACAGGATGATCCGCATCGCGACGCGCCGCAGCCCCCTCGCCAAGTGG encodes:
- a CDS encoding cytochrome C assembly family protein: MSVIILRVAAAMYAAAATSYIVYFARPRLARAATAGYWLLAAAFAIHAVAIGVGCAEFGGREFFSLRGGLVLMVWLLAGAYLVLQRRYHLPTVGAFITPLILIVLLPAMFGDPGHPGVPPETLRHKSVTIHILTAGLGVALFGLAFAVALMYLLQEREVKGKRFGALFSRLPSLDALDKLNQRLVRAGFVSYTIALIAGTVTATAIWKSPWSWDPQQVISLGVWILYGAMVQLRHTGWHGRRYALLTLVGFVLVLGSMVTLRTVPGVTRHAGDYAGSAHTGGAQ
- the hemA gene encoding glutamyl-tRNA reductase gives rise to the protein MTGDRRLFLVGLSHKSAPIDVRERVALTGDALKAALCELKAMEGVTEALVVSTCNRVEVFVHSDRPDAARRFFTERSPAAADHLYAKDGVEAVRHLFRVAASLDSMVVGEQQILGQVKEAYGLASAASAAGSYFSRLCNRAFATAKRVRTETEIGRGATSMSQVAVELVEKIFGRLEGRAILLVGAGKMGALSARALAVLGADRILVTNRSPERGLALAAQVNGSYRGWEELQRLLGEADVVIVSTGAPTYVVTRESMQAAMKARRRRSICLIDLAVPRNVDPACAELSDVYAYDVDDMERVVATSKQARQGEAIRAEAIVEAEVMAFAKEREARAALPVLAQLRRHAERIARAEAERTLAQVGGKLDDKGRKSVEAMAQAIVNKLLHGPTSRLKEAASSGDSALPGAAAELFGIENEPAGGERREGGAEGAAAAPGAGPVRSQGT